The genomic window GTTTCTCATCAGAAACCGGCACAGCAACATCTTGCGCTTGAAAATATTCAATCAAACTCAATCCTGCAATTCGCGTCAGATAAGCAGCACTGACACCTTGAATTGCACCGCCGGCAACAAAGGTAATCGCATTACTTTTGAGGACGGTGCTAATTGTTTTTGTGGAAAGTTCAACTAACCCCAACTTCAGCATAAAACTCGCCATTGTCGTGGCAATTGCCTGGGCTTGCTGGAGGGAAAATTTTTGCTGGTAAATGCCACCAAGATCAACAACAAGCTGAGAGGCAATTGCGCCGGTTGCTAGCAAATCGAGGGCGGGAACAGGGTTAGCAAAGGCGGCAGCCGCAGCAATCCACTGATATTGCTCAATTGCCGGCATGGCGCGATCACGTCTTATGCGATTCAATGCCGTTTTTGCTTCTAATTTCAAAGCACCGGCTGCCCGCAGGGTACTTGCAAATACCAGCTTTTGGGCATCCTCTACCAGAATTTGGCTCAACCGGCTCGTGAGCGAATGAATCTCTGGTGCCGGCACCTCTTGCCACTCTTTCACTGAACCGTCTGGTTGATGCTGGCGAACTTTCACCGGCACAGGGGAAGCGGAAATCGCCATCACATCTCCACTATTTAGGATTTCTTTAATCCTGAATTGCTGCTGCTGCAAAACGGTTGCTCGTTCTTCCGGCAAATATTGGTCTTGCTTATTCCACAGCAAAATAGTTCGCACACCCGCTGATGCCAGTTGTTGCAGGGTTTGACATTCCGGTTCCGTTAAATCGCCGGTGATCACAAACAGCACCAAGTCTGAGGCAATTGCCAATTCTAGGGCATTTTTCTGGGCAGTGGTTCCGCTATCCGTCCCCGCAAACAATGCCGGTGTCTCTGTGAAGGTGATTGGCTGGAGTTGCGGCATGGCAGACTTTAACGCTTGGATCAGCGTTGTTTTACCGGCTGCCTTCCCACCTGTGACAGCAAGACGAATTTCCTGCCGGTCTAACTCAGCTTTTAGCTGGTTCCCTCGTTCCCCCAGTGTCTGGCACACCCCCTTGATCGCCGCCTGAGAATTGGCATCGAGGTTTTGTGTCTCTGCCTCCAGATGCCCAATCATGGCTTCTGCCTCTGCGAGGGCTTTTTCTACCGTTTGCCTGTCTAGAAGCGCCAGTGTGGGAGTCGGTTTGATTTTGGGCGTTCCTTGCTGAAGCCACCACGCCGCCGCGCCGGCTCCGATCACCCCCAAAACCGTCCACTCACCCACCTGCACCACTGAGTGATGGAGACTTTCTAACAACCACAGGGAAAATGAAAGACCAATGCCCCCAATTAAAATGGGTCGCCGCAAGTTGACAGCCATAGACAGAATTTAAGATTTTGTTTGGGATCGTGCCGGCAAAAGCTAAAACAAAGTCTAACCTTGCTTCAACTTCACGCGCTTCACTCGATCTCATTCTACCTTTAGGGGCACTGCCGCGTAGGGTTGCCCGGTGCCGGTGAAATCACAATCACTTTTTCACTGATTCACTCACAATGAACACCCAAAGAAAAATTTTTTACGGAAGGATACGTTAACTCGTCTAACCGAATCGTTCCATAAATTTTGCCGCAAGCACAGTATAGAAAAGGGTTAGAGCGCTGATTATCCCTGATTAACCGTTAGATAACGTCGGTCAAGCCATCTTGATCGAGATGTACGATCCGTTACGTGAGGCGACGCGAACATCCGCGCAAAGCGAATGCTCTCCGTGGCTTTCCCGACAGGTCTCTCTAAAAAATTGTTCATCAAACCATTGACTTTCCGCCAAGGTAGTGCGATTCAATAATAAGTGTTCTCAGGTAATCTTCTCTAAGGAGAATTCGATGAGGTTCAATCAGTCCTTCTGTACCTTCATGGCTGCTACCGCTTTAGCTGCGCCATTAGTTTCACTGAGTGTCAAAAGCACCCAAGCTCAAGATCAAAATCTCTCGTTTACGCTGATCAACCGAGCAAGCAGTCCTTTAACAGAGTTTTACACCTCTCCT from Microcoleus sp. FACHB-672 includes these protein-coding regions:
- a CDS encoding DUF697 domain-containing protein, whose amino-acid sequence is MAVNLRRPILIGGIGLSFSLWLLESLHHSVVQVGEWTVLGVIGAGAAAWWLQQGTPKIKPTPTLALLDRQTVEKALAEAEAMIGHLEAETQNLDANSQAAIKGVCQTLGERGNQLKAELDRQEIRLAVTGGKAAGKTTLIQALKSAMPQLQPITFTETPALFAGTDSGTTAQKNALELAIASDLVLFVITGDLTEPECQTLQQLASAGVRTILLWNKQDQYLPEERATVLQQQQFRIKEILNSGDVMAISASPVPVKVRQHQPDGSVKEWQEVPAPEIHSLTSRLSQILVEDAQKLVFASTLRAAGALKLEAKTALNRIRRDRAMPAIEQYQWIAAAAAFANPVPALDLLATGAIASQLVVDLGGIYQQKFSLQQAQAIATTMASFMLKLGLVELSTKTISTVLKSNAITFVAGGAIQGVSAAYLTRIAGLSLIEYFQAQDVAVPVSDEKPLNFDKLGKTLQNVFQQNQQAAFLQSFVKQVASRLTPQTAE